In Paractinoplanes brasiliensis, the following proteins share a genomic window:
- the trmD gene encoding tRNA (guanosine(37)-N1)-methyltransferase TrmD → MRVDIISIFPDYFAPLELSLIGKARATGLLDLNVHDLRTWTSDVHRTVDDTPYGGGPGMVMRPEPWGQALDAVGAGTLVVPSPVGKPFTQADAYELAGLDHLIFACGRYEGIDQRVIDDAASRMPVREVSLGDYVLFGGEVAVIVIMEAITRLLPGVLGNADSLTEESHAAGLLEAPVYTKPASWRGRDVPDILRSGDHGRIARWRRDQSLLRTAGRRPDMMAAYPPEHLDKADRKTLDEGGFQITPPGVAK, encoded by the coding sequence GTGCGTGTCGACATCATCTCGATCTTCCCGGACTATTTCGCCCCCCTCGAGCTGTCGCTGATCGGCAAGGCGCGGGCGACCGGGCTCCTCGACCTGAACGTGCACGATCTGCGCACCTGGACGTCCGACGTGCATCGGACCGTCGACGACACCCCGTACGGCGGTGGGCCGGGCATGGTGATGCGGCCGGAGCCGTGGGGGCAGGCGCTGGACGCGGTCGGCGCCGGAACGCTCGTCGTGCCGTCGCCGGTGGGCAAGCCGTTCACCCAGGCCGACGCGTACGAGCTGGCCGGTCTTGATCATTTGATTTTCGCCTGTGGCCGGTACGAGGGCATCGACCAGCGGGTGATCGACGACGCCGCGTCCCGGATGCCCGTACGCGAGGTCTCGCTCGGGGATTACGTGCTGTTCGGCGGCGAGGTCGCGGTCATCGTGATCATGGAGGCGATCACCCGGCTGCTGCCCGGGGTGCTGGGCAACGCGGACTCGCTGACCGAGGAGTCGCATGCGGCCGGGCTGCTCGAGGCGCCCGTCTACACCAAGCCGGCCTCGTGGCGCGGGCGGGACGTCCCCGACATCCTGCGCTCCGGGGATCACGGGCGGATCGCCCGGTGGCGGCGCGATCAGAGTCTGCTGCGGACCGCCGGGCGGCGGCCGGACATGATGGCGGCGTACCCGCCCGAGCATTTGGACAAAGCGGATAGGAAGACCCTCGACGAGGGCGGATTTCAGATCACGCCTCCCGGTGTGGCAAAGTAG
- a CDS encoding SigE family RNA polymerase sigma factor, protein MTTTEDFDSFYRDTSRRLARYAYGLTGDPGDAQDLVQEAYARAWQRWRRLADYEDREAWLRLVVNRLATDRWRRLGIRRARAAAEPPPSPTPPPSENTVLLIRAMRTLPMAHRRALALHYLLDRSVAEIAHETGSSVGTVKSWLSRGRAGLAAVLDEDTPALAGNGRSHEATNGADDAH, encoded by the coding sequence ATGACGACGACGGAAGACTTCGACAGCTTCTACCGGGACACGTCCCGGCGCCTGGCCAGATACGCGTACGGGCTGACCGGCGACCCGGGCGACGCCCAGGATCTCGTGCAGGAGGCGTACGCGCGGGCCTGGCAGCGCTGGCGCCGGCTGGCCGACTACGAGGACCGGGAGGCCTGGTTACGGCTCGTGGTCAACCGGCTCGCGACCGACCGGTGGCGGCGCCTCGGCATACGCCGGGCCCGCGCCGCCGCCGAACCGCCCCCGTCACCCACGCCGCCGCCCTCGGAGAACACGGTGCTGCTGATCCGCGCGATGCGCACATTGCCGATGGCGCACCGCCGCGCCCTGGCCCTGCACTACTTGCTCGACCGCTCGGTGGCCGAGATCGCCCACGAGACCGGCTCCTCGGTCGGCACGGTCAAGTCGTGGCTGTCCCGCGGCCGGGCCGGGCTCGCAGCCGTGCTCGACGAGGACACACCGGCTCTGGCCGGCAACGGGCGCTCGCACGAGGCCACGAACGGAGCCGACGATGCCCACTGA
- a CDS encoding NUDIX hydrolase has translation MTVVERRAARVLLVDSAGRALLLCGGDPARPDTSWWFTPGGGLESDETPAEGAARELFEEVGLKIEPTDLGEPFWHHVVEFSYDSRDYRQEQDIFVLRVPGWQVDTSGMDAEEKATITAHRWWSADEIEASPELIYPVELPEMLRRLP, from the coding sequence GTGACCGTAGTCGAACGCCGCGCCGCCCGCGTGCTGCTCGTCGACTCGGCCGGGCGGGCCCTGCTGCTCTGCGGCGGCGACCCGGCCCGGCCCGACACGAGTTGGTGGTTCACCCCGGGCGGGGGTCTGGAAAGCGACGAGACGCCCGCCGAGGGCGCCGCCCGTGAACTCTTCGAGGAAGTCGGCCTGAAGATCGAACCGACCGACCTGGGCGAGCCGTTCTGGCACCACGTCGTCGAGTTCAGCTACGACTCGCGTGACTATCGTCAGGAACAGGACATCTTCGTGCTGCGTGTGCCCGGCTGGCAGGTCGACACCAGCGGCATGGACGCCGAGGAGAAGGCGACCATCACCGCCCACCGCTGGTGGTCCGCCGACGAGATCGAGGCCAGCCCCGAGTTGATCTACCCGGTCGAGCTTCCCGAGATGTTGCGGCGGCTTCCCTGA
- a CDS encoding aminotransferase class V-fold PLP-dependent enzyme, producing MSAGEPPAPIPGARLLFSIDPGVSYLNHGSFGAVPIGVQRAQQRLRDEIESNPLRFFTQGLSDRVVHTRRHIAAFLGADPEGSALVANATTGASIVLNSVRLESADEVLLTDHSYGAVAIAARRRCRRAGATVRTVALPLAASDAEVVSRIRTALRPGRTKLLIIDQLSSATAMTFPVRAITAAAHEHDIPVLVDAAHVPGMLPVDVDSIKADFWVGNLHKWAFAPRGTALLSVAQQWRRRIEPPVVSWDQELGYPQSVEHQGTLDLTPWLAAPTGLFTLRTLGWDTVRGHNAALAAYGQRVVGAALGARELPEPGDNEVSMRIVPLPAGLASTPPEAQALRTHIADKLAVETAVNAWGGRGLLRLSAQVYNRPEEYDRLAERLPELLHDYRR from the coding sequence GTGAGCGCCGGAGAACCGCCCGCCCCCATCCCAGGCGCCCGCCTTCTGTTCTCGATCGATCCCGGCGTGTCCTATCTCAACCACGGCTCGTTCGGCGCGGTGCCGATCGGGGTGCAGCGCGCCCAGCAGCGCCTGCGTGACGAGATCGAGTCGAACCCGCTGCGCTTCTTCACCCAGGGCCTGAGTGACCGGGTGGTCCACACCCGCCGGCACATCGCCGCTTTTCTGGGTGCGGATCCCGAGGGCAGCGCCCTGGTGGCCAACGCGACCACAGGCGCTTCGATCGTGCTGAACTCGGTGCGGCTGGAGTCGGCCGACGAGGTGCTGCTCACCGACCACAGCTACGGCGCGGTGGCCATCGCCGCCCGTCGCCGTTGCCGCCGGGCCGGCGCGACCGTGCGGACCGTCGCGCTGCCGCTGGCCGCCTCCGACGCCGAGGTGGTCAGCCGGATCCGCACGGCGCTACGTCCGGGCCGCACCAAGTTGCTGATCATCGACCAGTTGTCGTCGGCCACCGCCATGACCTTCCCCGTACGCGCGATCACTGCCGCCGCCCACGAGCACGACATCCCCGTGCTGGTCGACGCGGCGCACGTGCCCGGCATGCTGCCCGTCGACGTCGACTCGATCAAGGCCGATTTCTGGGTCGGCAACCTGCACAAGTGGGCCTTCGCCCCGCGCGGCACGGCCCTGCTCTCGGTCGCCCAGCAGTGGCGTCGCAGAATCGAGCCGCCGGTGGTCTCGTGGGATCAGGAGCTGGGCTACCCGCAGTCGGTGGAGCATCAGGGCACGCTCGATCTCACGCCCTGGCTGGCCGCCCCGACCGGTCTGTTCACGCTGCGCACGCTGGGCTGGGACACCGTACGGGGGCACAACGCGGCCCTCGCCGCGTACGGTCAGCGGGTTGTCGGCGCGGCCCTGGGCGCACGTGAGCTGCCCGAGCCGGGCGACAACGAGGTGTCGATGCGGATCGTGCCGCTCCCCGCCGGCCTGGCCAGCACCCCGCCCGAGGCGCAGGCGCTGCGCACGCACATAGCCGACAAGCTGGCCGTGGAGACCGCCGTGAACGCGTGGGGCGGCCGCGGCCTGCTGCGTCTGAGCGCGCAGGTCTACAACCGGCCCGAGGAGTACGACCGGCTGGCCGAGCGGCTGCCCGAGCTGCTGCACGACTACCGCCGCTGA
- the proS gene encoding proline--tRNA ligase, with amino-acid sequence MARVLTPRAEDFPRWYQDLIAKAQLADNGPVRGTMVIRPTGWAIWERMQADMDLRIKEAGVQNAYFPLFIPESYLRREADHVEGFSPELAVVTHAGGKQLAEPLVVRPTSETVIGEFMAKWVDSYRDLPLLLNQWANVVRWELRPRTFLRTTEFLWQEGHDAHATEADARDHARNIHKSVYQAFMEELLAIPVVPGRKTRGERFAGATNTMTVEAMMGDTKALQMGTSHELGQNFAKAFDITYSSKEGKVEHAWTTSWGTSTRMMGGLIMVHGDDNGLRLPPRLAPIQVQVMVVKAGEGVAEAAGKLRDELKAAGVRVKLDDRADIPFGRRAVDAELQGIPIRIEVGPRDLANGSVTIARRVDGSKTPTPLADVTGAVTSALKADQQRLYDEALAFRAANTVEVKTLDEAIEAAQTGWARVPWSAVGEEGEKVANGKAVTVRCLTRPDGEMPDSDEEPGLVAYLARSY; translated from the coding sequence ATGGCCCGTGTGCTCACTCCCCGTGCGGAAGACTTCCCCCGCTGGTATCAGGATCTGATCGCCAAGGCGCAGCTCGCCGACAACGGCCCGGTGCGCGGCACGATGGTGATCCGGCCGACCGGCTGGGCCATCTGGGAGCGCATGCAGGCCGACATGGATCTGCGCATCAAGGAAGCCGGCGTGCAGAACGCCTACTTCCCGCTGTTCATCCCCGAGAGCTATCTGCGCCGCGAGGCCGACCACGTCGAGGGGTTCTCGCCCGAGCTGGCCGTGGTCACCCACGCCGGTGGCAAGCAGCTGGCCGAGCCCTTGGTCGTGCGCCCCACCAGCGAGACCGTGATCGGTGAGTTCATGGCCAAGTGGGTCGACTCGTACCGTGACCTGCCGCTGCTGCTCAACCAGTGGGCCAACGTCGTCCGGTGGGAGCTGCGCCCGCGTACGTTCCTGCGCACCACCGAGTTCCTGTGGCAGGAGGGGCACGACGCGCACGCCACCGAGGCCGACGCGCGTGACCACGCCCGCAACATCCACAAGAGCGTCTACCAGGCGTTCATGGAGGAACTGCTGGCCATCCCGGTCGTGCCGGGCCGCAAGACCCGCGGCGAGCGCTTCGCCGGCGCCACCAACACCATGACCGTCGAGGCCATGATGGGCGACACCAAGGCGCTGCAGATGGGCACGTCGCACGAGCTGGGGCAGAACTTCGCCAAGGCCTTCGACATCACGTACTCGTCGAAGGAGGGCAAGGTCGAGCACGCCTGGACGACGTCGTGGGGCACCTCCACCCGCATGATGGGCGGCCTGATCATGGTGCACGGCGACGACAACGGACTGCGCCTGCCGCCGCGCCTCGCGCCGATCCAGGTGCAGGTCATGGTCGTCAAGGCGGGCGAGGGTGTCGCCGAGGCGGCGGGCAAGCTCCGCGACGAGCTCAAGGCCGCGGGTGTACGGGTGAAGCTCGACGACCGGGCCGACATCCCGTTCGGCCGCCGCGCCGTCGACGCCGAGCTGCAGGGCATCCCGATCCGTATCGAGGTCGGTCCGCGTGACCTGGCCAACGGCAGCGTCACGATCGCGCGCCGCGTCGACGGCTCGAAGACGCCGACCCCGCTCGCCGACGTGACCGGCGCGGTGACCAGCGCCCTCAAGGCCGACCAGCAGCGCCTGTACGACGAGGCGCTGGCGTTCCGCGCCGCGAACACGGTCGAGGTCAAGACCCTGGACGAGGCGATCGAGGCGGCGCAGACCGGCTGGGCCCGGGTGCCGTGGTCGGCCGTGGGCGAAGAGGGGGAAAAGGTCGCGAACGGCAAGGCCGTCACGGTCCGCTGCCTGACCCGCCCCGACGGCGAGATGCCCGACTCCGACGAGGAGCCCGGCCTGGTCGCCTACCTGGCCCGTTCGTACTGA
- a CDS encoding murein hydrolase activator EnvC family protein, translated as MVLLPSLLAALLFGWPVAPPAVTRPFDPPAQPWLAGHRGVDLAAPPLAVVRSAGPGTVLFAGPVAGRGVVSVAHTSGLRTTYEPVTASVSVGDVVARGDPIGRLEAGHPGCEAAACLHWGLRRGSLYLDPLALLGLGRVRLLPTPQRR; from the coding sequence ATGGTTCTGCTGCCGTCCTTGCTCGCCGCTCTTCTGTTCGGGTGGCCCGTCGCGCCGCCCGCCGTCACCCGCCCGTTCGATCCGCCCGCGCAGCCCTGGCTGGCCGGGCATCGCGGGGTCGACCTTGCCGCCCCGCCGCTGGCGGTGGTGCGTTCAGCCGGCCCCGGCACGGTCCTGTTCGCGGGCCCGGTCGCCGGGCGTGGGGTGGTCAGCGTCGCGCACACGAGCGGGCTGCGCACCACGTACGAGCCGGTGACCGCCTCCGTCTCCGTGGGTGACGTGGTGGCCCGGGGCGACCCGATCGGGCGGCTCGAGGCCGGGCATCCGGGCTGCGAAGCCGCGGCCTGTCTGCACTGGGGCCTGCGCCGCGGGTCGCTCTATCTCGACCCGCTCGCGCTGCTCGGCCTGGGCCGGGTGCGGCTGCTGCCCACTCCTCAGCGGCGGTAG
- the rimM gene encoding ribosome maturation factor RimM (Essential for efficient processing of 16S rRNA) codes for MLLIVGQIGKPHGIRGEVSVVVRTDEPEERFVPGSVFVTEVPRDRRVSTGPAAAAGVRFEVPKQLTLEAIRWHQGRGIALFENIYDRNVAEELRGVFLQVDSSELTPPDDPDEFHDHQLVGLRVESADGTVHGSVLRIEHAPSSDLIVLKKAAGGTALIPFVTAIVPAVDVAGGKIVVDLPEGLLDL; via the coding sequence GTGCTCCTGATCGTCGGTCAGATCGGTAAGCCGCACGGCATCCGGGGCGAGGTCTCGGTGGTCGTGCGGACCGACGAACCGGAAGAACGTTTCGTCCCCGGGTCGGTGTTCGTGACGGAGGTCCCCAGGGACCGCCGCGTGAGCACCGGCCCGGCGGCCGCTGCGGGGGTCCGGTTCGAGGTGCCGAAACAGCTCACGCTCGAGGCGATCCGCTGGCATCAGGGCCGCGGCATCGCGCTGTTCGAGAACATCTACGACCGGAACGTCGCCGAGGAACTGCGCGGCGTCTTCCTGCAGGTCGACAGCTCCGAGCTGACGCCGCCGGACGACCCGGACGAGTTCCACGACCATCAGCTGGTCGGGCTGCGGGTCGAGTCGGCCGACGGCACGGTGCACGGTTCCGTGCTGCGCATCGAGCACGCACCCTCGTCCGACCTGATCGTCCTGAAGAAGGCCGCCGGCGGCACGGCGCTGATCCCCTTCGTGACCGCGATCGTGCCGGCCGTCGACGTGGCCGGGGGCAAGATCGTGGTGGATCTGCCCGAGGGGCTGCTGGATCTCTAG
- the rpsP gene encoding 30S ribosomal protein S16 has protein sequence MAVKIRLLRMGKIRNPQYRIVVADSRTKRDGRAIEYVGIYQPKEHPSVIQVKSERVQYWLSVGAQPSEAVQRILEKTGDWQQFKGLPAPPPLLVKETKQSRTEIYEAEAKSAAGVADTPAKSTKPAKKVAAAPEAAEAKPAQTKAADPAEPNREAVAETAEDPAGAGADAS, from the coding sequence GTGGCCGTTAAGATCCGGCTCCTGCGGATGGGCAAGATCCGCAACCCGCAGTACCGCATCGTTGTCGCCGACTCGCGCACCAAGCGCGACGGTCGCGCCATCGAGTACGTCGGCATCTACCAGCCGAAGGAACACCCCTCGGTCATCCAGGTGAAGTCCGAGCGTGTGCAGTACTGGCTCTCGGTCGGCGCGCAGCCGAGCGAGGCCGTCCAGCGCATCCTCGAGAAGACCGGCGACTGGCAGCAGTTCAAGGGCCTGCCGGCTCCGCCGCCGCTGCTGGTCAAGGAGACCAAGCAGTCCCGCACCGAGATCTACGAGGCCGAGGCCAAGTCGGCCGCCGGCGTGGCCGACACCCCGGCCAAGAGCACCAAGCCGGCCAAGAAGGTCGCCGCTGCTCCGGAGGCCGCCGAGGCCAAGCCGGCGCAGACCAAGGCTGCCGACCCGGCCGAGCCGAACCGCGAGGCTGTCGCCGAGACCGCAGAGGACCCGGCCGGTGCCGGCGCCGACGCGAGCTGA
- the lepB gene encoding signal peptidase I — MIEEQTEKRKSSFWRELPILLGVAVLVAVLVRAFVLQTFYIPSPSMEHTLNVLDRVLVNKLVYDFREPRRGEIIVFEAPSQWQSGAEGEDFIKRIIGVPGDQISYDPADGTGKLKINGVALDEPYIFTDEGGEQDPPADAKFEVTVPADRLWVMGDHRSASGDSLEHFQDSNENVMEATIPEDSVVGRAFTVFWPVGRATWLSVPDGFSAIPDPK; from the coding sequence GTGATTGAGGAGCAGACCGAGAAGCGCAAGAGTTCCTTCTGGCGCGAGCTACCGATCCTGCTGGGCGTGGCTGTTCTGGTCGCCGTGCTGGTGCGCGCTTTCGTGCTGCAGACGTTCTACATCCCGTCGCCGTCCATGGAGCACACGCTCAACGTGCTCGACCGGGTGCTCGTCAACAAGCTGGTCTACGACTTCCGTGAGCCCCGCCGCGGCGAGATCATCGTCTTCGAGGCGCCGTCGCAGTGGCAGTCGGGCGCCGAGGGCGAGGACTTCATCAAGCGCATCATCGGCGTCCCGGGCGACCAGATCTCATACGACCCGGCCGACGGCACCGGCAAGCTCAAGATCAATGGCGTGGCGCTCGACGAGCCGTACATCTTCACCGACGAGGGCGGCGAGCAGGACCCGCCCGCCGACGCCAAGTTCGAGGTCACCGTGCCGGCCGACCGGCTCTGGGTGATGGGCGACCACCGTTCCGCTTCGGGCGACTCGCTGGAGCACTTCCAGGACAGCAATGAGAACGTCATGGAGGCGACGATCCCCGAGGACTCGGTCGTCGGCCGGGCGTTCACCGTGTTCTGGCCGGTCGGACGGGCCACGTGGCTCTCGGTGCCGGACGGTTTCAGCGCGATCCCCGATCCCAAGTAA
- a CDS encoding DUF402 domain-containing protein: MRFEPGRLVLHRDTHHGRIAFVHPSRVVSDDDRGLLLWLARGSVVAVERSADGRGPRDMPFAEWGVTPVTPQLTTWQGPGVLRFFPTGADHSVWLFRTDEGAFTRYYVNLEESAVRWDDGTIAGIDVIDQDLDIVATPDPSTGRLAWQWKDEDEFSERLAHPDLYWVPDEQAVWTEGFRVIKMIEAADFPFDGTWTDFQPDPSWITPSELPPGWDRPVAARS; encoded by the coding sequence ATGCGCTTCGAGCCCGGCCGGCTCGTCCTGCACCGGGACACGCACCACGGCCGGATCGCGTTCGTGCACCCTTCGCGGGTGGTTTCCGACGACGACCGCGGGCTGCTGCTCTGGCTGGCCCGCGGCTCGGTCGTCGCTGTCGAGCGTTCGGCCGACGGCCGGGGCCCACGTGACATGCCGTTCGCCGAGTGGGGCGTGACTCCGGTGACACCGCAGCTCACCACCTGGCAGGGGCCGGGCGTGCTGCGCTTCTTCCCTACGGGTGCCGACCATTCGGTGTGGCTTTTCCGTACGGATGAGGGCGCCTTCACGCGTTACTACGTCAACCTGGAGGAGTCCGCGGTCCGCTGGGACGACGGCACGATCGCCGGCATCGACGTGATCGATCAGGACCTCGACATCGTCGCCACCCCCGACCCGTCCACCGGCCGCCTCGCCTGGCAGTGGAAGGACGAGGACGAGTTCTCCGAGCGCCTCGCGCACCCTGATCTCTACTGGGTCCCCGACGAGCAGGCGGTCTGGACCGAGGGCTTCCGCGTCATCAAGATGATCGAGGCCGCCGACTTCCCCTTCGACGGCACCTGGACGGATTTCCAGCCCGACCCGTCCTGGATCACCCCCTCCGAACTCCCGCCCGGCTGGGACCGCCCGGTCGCAGCCCGATCTTGA
- a CDS encoding DUF2469 domain-containing protein produces MSAEDLEKYETEMELQLYREYRDIVRQFSYVVETERRFYLANQVDLHVRNSDGEVYFEVEMHDAWVWDMYRPARFVKNVRVMTFKDVNVEELEKPDISLPDEPGFGGS; encoded by the coding sequence ATGAGCGCAGAGGATCTCGAGAAGTACGAGACCGAGATGGAGCTGCAGCTCTACCGGGAGTACCGCGACATCGTCCGCCAGTTCTCCTACGTGGTGGAGACGGAACGCCGGTTCTACCTGGCCAATCAGGTCGACCTGCACGTGCGTAACTCGGACGGCGAGGTGTATTTCGAGGTCGAGATGCACGACGCCTGGGTGTGGGACATGTATCGGCCGGCTCGGTTCGTGAAGAACGTACGCGTCATGACGTTCAAGGATGTGAACGTCGAGGAGCTGGAGAAGCCGGACATCTCGCTTCCCGACGAGCCTGGCTTCGGCGGCAGCTGA
- a CDS encoding RNA-binding protein yields MPAPTRADGALRPALEHLVKGIVDNPDDVRVRLVDSRRGKRLEVRVHPEDLGTVIGRGGRTAKALRQVIGSIGGRGIRVDIVDAY; encoded by the coding sequence GTGCCGGCGCCGACGCGAGCTGACGGGGCGCTCCGGCCGGCGCTGGAGCACCTCGTCAAGGGCATCGTCGACAACCCGGACGACGTCCGGGTCCGGCTGGTCGACTCGCGTCGCGGCAAGCGGCTCGAGGTGCGAGTGCACCCCGAGGACCTCGGTACGGTCATCGGGCGCGGCGGTCGCACGGCCAAGGCCCTGAGGCAGGTCATCGGGTCGATCGGTGGGCGCGGCATCCGCGTGGACATCGTCGACGCCTACTGA
- a CDS encoding ribonuclease HII — MLAPPRTVVRREGGLYALERALQRRGFRHVAGADEAGRGACAGPLVAAAALLPEGKRGEIDELADSKLLTPAARERVYEQVVQRALAWSVVIVPATEVDARGLHVCNLAAMRRALASLTTTPEYVLTDGFPVDGLGVPGLAVWKGDRVAACVAAASVLAKVTRDRIMVEMDDQFPAYGFAVHKGYITDEHSAALKQHGPCAEHRFSYVNVAAASGRGNRPPRARRPVQAQAQPVLFDASDTASLVLPATPGSTVGVASGDQPQTSPSMGEDEAMEGEER; from the coding sequence ATGCTCGCTCCTCCCCGCACAGTGGTCCGCCGCGAGGGCGGGCTCTACGCGCTCGAGCGCGCCCTGCAGCGCCGAGGCTTCCGGCACGTGGCCGGCGCCGACGAGGCCGGCCGGGGCGCTTGCGCCGGTCCGCTCGTCGCCGCTGCCGCCCTGCTGCCCGAGGGCAAGCGTGGCGAGATCGACGAGCTGGCCGATTCCAAGCTGCTCACCCCCGCCGCCCGCGAACGCGTCTACGAGCAGGTCGTCCAGCGGGCGCTGGCCTGGTCGGTGGTGATCGTGCCGGCCACCGAGGTCGACGCCCGCGGCCTGCACGTCTGCAACCTGGCCGCCATGCGCCGGGCGCTCGCGTCGCTGACCACCACCCCGGAATACGTGCTGACCGACGGTTTCCCGGTCGACGGGCTGGGCGTCCCCGGCCTCGCGGTGTGGAAAGGCGACCGGGTGGCGGCCTGCGTGGCCGCGGCCAGCGTCTTGGCCAAGGTCACCCGGGACCGCATCATGGTGGAGATGGACGACCAGTTCCCGGCGTACGGGTTCGCCGTGCACAAGGGCTACATCACCGACGAGCACAGCGCCGCGCTCAAGCAGCACGGGCCTTGCGCTGAGCACCGCTTCTCGTACGTGAACGTGGCCGCCGCCTCCGGACGCGGCAACCGCCCGCCGCGGGCCCGCCGCCCCGTGCAGGCCCAGGCCCAGCCAGTACTCTTTGATGCATCCGACACCGCGTCCCTCGTGCTTCCGGCGACCCCTGGGAGTACCGTCGGCGTGGCGTCGGGCGACCAGCCTCAGACGTCGCCGTCGATGGGGGAAGATGAGGCCATGGAGGGCGAGGAGCGATGA
- the lepB gene encoding signal peptidase I, with amino-acid sequence MQSVEPMEGYGPASRRRRGLVRRKEMPLWQELPLLLVVAFCLAVLIRTFLVQAFYIPSGSMENTLLVKDRVLVNKVIYDMRDPVRGEIVVFRGDENWTPEVSEPVSNTFAAKLGRTIGDLVGVSRPGERDFIKRVIGLPGDKVACCDAKGRITVNGVGIDEPYIADGFNSDLNQPPNPNQCTSRRFTEVIVPAGEMFVMGDHRQVSQDARCQGPVPISNIIGRAFVIVWPSNRFTSLSVPDVWKAYAADHPTAAAPELEPVRKGDPVTEVFALPFLLSAALSARSGLPFVTRRRRLPS; translated from the coding sequence ATGCAAAGCGTGGAACCGATGGAGGGCTACGGCCCGGCTTCTCGGCGGCGTCGTGGCCTGGTCCGCCGCAAGGAGATGCCACTCTGGCAGGAACTGCCGTTGCTGCTGGTGGTCGCCTTCTGCCTGGCCGTCCTGATCCGCACGTTCCTGGTGCAGGCGTTCTACATCCCCAGCGGGTCGATGGAGAACACGCTGCTGGTCAAGGACCGGGTGCTGGTCAACAAGGTCATCTATGACATGCGTGACCCCGTACGGGGTGAGATCGTGGTCTTCCGCGGCGACGAGAACTGGACGCCCGAGGTCTCCGAGCCGGTCAGCAACACCTTCGCGGCCAAGCTCGGCCGCACCATCGGCGACCTCGTCGGGGTCAGCCGGCCGGGGGAACGTGACTTCATCAAACGGGTGATCGGCCTGCCGGGCGACAAGGTTGCCTGCTGCGACGCCAAGGGGCGGATCACCGTCAACGGCGTGGGCATCGACGAGCCGTACATCGCGGACGGTTTCAACTCCGACCTCAACCAGCCGCCCAACCCGAACCAGTGCACCAGCCGGCGGTTCACCGAGGTGATCGTCCCGGCAGGTGAGATGTTCGTCATGGGCGACCACCGGCAGGTATCGCAGGACGCGCGCTGCCAGGGGCCGGTGCCGATCAGCAACATCATCGGGCGGGCATTCGTCATCGTCTGGCCGAGCAACCGGTTCACCAGCCTGTCCGTGCCCGACGTGTGGAAGGCGTACGCCGCCGACCATCCCACCGCGGCCGCCCCGGAACTCGAGCCGGTGCGGAAGGGGGACCCCGTGACCGAGGTTTTCGCCCTGCCGTTTCTGTTAAGTGCGGCGTTATCCGCGCGTTCCGGACTGCCGTTCGTGACCCGGCGACGTAGGCTCCCCTCGTGA
- the rplS gene encoding 50S ribosomal protein L19, protein MNTLDALDAQSQRTDIPSFRAGDTLKVHARVVEGNRSRVQVFQGVVIGRQGAGLRETFKVRKISFGVGVERTYPLNSPAIDKIEVVSRGDVRRAKLYYLRELRGKKAKIKELREKQTV, encoded by the coding sequence ATGAACACGCTGGACGCTCTCGACGCCCAGTCGCAGCGCACCGACATTCCCTCCTTCCGCGCCGGTGACACCCTCAAGGTGCACGCCCGGGTCGTCGAAGGCAACCGTTCCCGCGTCCAGGTCTTCCAGGGCGTCGTGATCGGCCGTCAGGGTGCCGGTCTCCGTGAGACCTTCAAGGTTCGCAAGATCAGCTTCGGTGTCGGTGTCGAGCGGACCTACCCGCTCAACAGCCCGGCGATCGACAAGATCGAGGTCGTGAGCCGCGGTGACGTCCGCCGCGCCAAGCTCTACTACCTGCGTGAGCTCCGGGGCAAGAAGGCCAAGATCAAGGAGCTTCGGGAGAAGCAGACCGTCTGA